The Pedobacter ginsengisoli region CCAATCAGAAATATCTTCATTCTTAAGCCAATTTTACCCTCGGATCAACAAAGGCATATAATATATCTACAAAAATATTAATTACTACAAAAACAAAGGCAATAAAAAGTATGGAACCCATCACCACCGGAAAGTCCGACATTTCCAGTGCACTCACAGTTGTGCGTCCTAAACCATTATAACCAAAAATATATTCAACAAAAAATGAACCTGCCAGTAACGAAGCAAACCACCCCGAAATGGCAGTAATAACGGGATTTAAAGCATTTCTAAGTGCATGCTTGTAGATGATTGCGTTTCTACCCAAACCCTTAGCCCGCGCGGTTCTAATGTAGTCCTGCGCTAAAACATCCAGCATCGCACTGCGCGTAAGTTGTACAATAATAGCCAGAGGCCTTAACCCAAGCGTTAACATTGGCAGCCACAGATTTTTCCAGGTGGTCACCTCTCCCTCAAATGGGTCATAGCTATACAAGCTGCCAGACATATTTAATCCGGTATAATCGCTAAGTACAAAGCCAAAAAGCCAGGCTATAATAATCCCTGCAAAAAAAGATGGGGCCGATATCCCCAAAATAGCAAACGCATTGGCAAGCTTGTCAATCCAGCTATCTTTGTGCACAGCAGATAACACACCTAGAAAAACGCCTATTATTGTAGCAAATATCATAGCCGTAAGAGCTAAAATAAACGTATTAGGAACAGTTTCAGTAAGAATGGTTGTAACATCACGCTTAGTTTGATAAGAGCGCCGCAAATAAGGCCATTTAAAGGCAACCACATCATCACCAAGGGGAAACAGCTTTATATAGCGGTACTTATCTTTGGTTTCCTTATTATTATCATGCAAGCCTATTGGCGAAAGATCGTTTAAATAAAGAAAGAATTGTTCTGGTTTGGACCTATCCAGGCCAAACTCTTTACGTACAGCTTCTAATGACTGCACATCAGATCGCTGCCCCATGGTCATCCTTGCCGGATCTCCGGGCAATACGTTAAACAATACAAAAACCACTACAATTACGCCCGCCATAACGGCAAATCCATAAATGAATTTTTTAAAAGCGTATTGCAACATGATTATTTAGCAAAATACATTTTAGTAAGTTCGTCAAAAGAAGGGACATTATTATAATGCCATTTATTTACCACAACACCGTTTTTTAACAAAAGTACACCAGGGTTTGCCCTAACCATACTTTTTAAAGGAACAGCATCAGCATAAAAAATCTCGCTAAACAGTTTCATTCTTTTGCTGTAAGCATCTGCATCCTGCGCTGAGCTGGAAGTTAACAATACCGACCTGATATTGAATTGCTCTGTTGCATTTAATGCGATGGCATTTATTTTGGCCATACCTTCCTCATTAGAATCTTTTAAATTGTAGGCTACAATTACAAGATTGTAATAAGGATTTTCTATCAGCTCTTTGGTATAATCAGTGCCCGAAGCATCGGTTATTTGCAGGTCTTTTATTTTAGGTTCATAACCTTTTTTAATCAGTTTACTTTCCGGATCTCCAATAATTTCCCAGTTATCATCCTTCCAGATTTCTGTTTTCAGATAATCTTTATCACTCATCACCTTTGTTTCACCTGTTTCTTTATTCTTCATGTTATACATGATTAAGTATTCATCAGGCTTTGCCCCTGCCGGTATCTTCATCAGCTCAGGCAAGCTGGCGCCAACCTTATACGGCAGAAAATCTAATATTGGCAATCTGCTATAGGTAAACTGACTAAACATCAGTGAAAAAGTAAGTACAATAGCAAATAAAGCACTTTGCCATCCGGCATGGTTAGTAACAGGATTTATCTTGTCGCGGTTTCTGAATAAAAAAACAATCATCACCAGTAAAACAAGGTCTTTAGAAAACGATTGCCATGGCGTTAATGGAATGGCATCGCCAAAACAACCACATGAGGTTACTACTTTAAATGCTGCCGAAACAAAGGTTAGAAATGTGAAGAAAATAATAACTACCAATAAACCGGTGGTTACCTGCTTGCGCCAAAAACCAAAAAGCAATAAGGCGCCCAGCACAATTTCGAACACACAAAGCAGTATTGCAATTCCGGTAGCCATACCGCTAAGAAATGGCATATGAAATACCTCGAAATACTCCTGTAGTTTATAGCCAAACCCAAGCGGATCGTTTGCTTTTATTAACCCTGAAAATATAAAGAGGATACCAACAAATATCCTGCAAAAGTTTAGTACCGCTTTATTCATTGTCTACCTGCTATTTTACGCCCAACTTAATTAAAGCAAAAACAGCATAATTTAACATATCCTGATAATTTGCATTTACTCCTTCAGAGGCAAGGGTCTGCCCCAGGTTGTCTTCTATTTGTTTTACCCTTAATATTTTCATTAAAATCAGATCTGTTAAAGAGCTGATTCGCATGTCTCTCCAGGCCTCACCATAGTCGTGATTTTTGGCAAACATAAGTTCTTTAGTGCCATTTACCTTCTCATCAAAAAGCTTCTCTACCATTTCTACACCCAGTTCATATGGATCATCTTCTCCCAGTTCAAGTTGCATCATTGCAATTGCACAATAATTAATAATCCCTATATATTCAGAAACCACATCTTCTCCTACTTTAGATACCTTCTTTTCTTCCAGCGTACGGATTCGCTGTGCTTTAATAAAAATCTGGTCTGTTATAGAAGCCGGCCTTAGTATCCGCCATGCTGTTCCATAGTCGTTTGTTTTCTTTAAAAAAAGCGATTTGCAAACCGCTATTACCGAGTCAAATTCTTGTGAAGTGTTTGTTGCCAAAACGATTAAAATAATAAGTTTACATCCGTTTTAATACAGTATTCTAATTGAGTAAAATCATTTAAAGATTTTATCTAAGTTTGTATTCAAACAATGGCTAAAGATACATTTTTAAACCGAAAGACTACACTAAACGTCAAAGGCAAGCTGACGGATATAAGTGCTCCATGTGTAATGGGCATCCTTAATCTAACCCCAGACTCTTTTTACAATAACAGCAGGGCCGGTTCTTTAGACGATGCATTGCAAAAAGCGGAAGCATTTCTGAAAGATGGGGCTAAGTTTATTGATATAGGGGCGTATTCCTCTCGTCCTGGTGCAGCAGAAGTAAGTCCGGATGAAGAGTTAAAAAGAATAGTTCCGGTTGTAGAGGCTATCACAAAAAAGTTACCTGAAGTAATCATTTCTATAGACACATTTAGGGCCAGAGTGGCGAAAGAAAGTATAGAAGCAGGTGCTCATATTATAAATGATATCGCATCGGGCGATATGGATGAAGCCATGTTTGAAACTGTTGCTTCACTTCAGGTGCCATACATTATGATGCATATGAAGGGAACGCCTCAAACCATGCAGCAACAAACAGAATACAAAGATCTCACCTTAGACATTACAGATTATTTTTCTCATAAACTCGCAGAATTACAGAAACTGGGGGTAAAAGATATCATACTGGATCCCGGATTTGGGTTTGCAAAAACTTTAGATCAGAATTATCAGCTATTAAATCAGCTTCAGGACTTTAATATCTTTGAGCTCCCCCTGCTTGTAGGCTTTTCAAGAAAATCAATGATCTATAAATTCCTGGGCTTAACCCCGCAAGAAGCACTTAACGGAACATCGGTATTGAATACTATAGCCCTGTTAAAAGGGGCAGGCATTTTGCGTGTTCACGATGTGAAAGCTGCATTAGAGTGTATTGCTTTAGTTCAAAAGACGCAGCAACAATAAAAATCCATAACTTGGCAATAATGAAAGGCTTAGAATTTGATTTCTTAAAAGTAACAGTAACAGATGCGGTCGACATTATTCTTGTCGCTTTAATCATCTATTACATCTATAACCTGATTAAGAATACCCTGGCGGTAAACCTATTGTTAGGTATGGTAATCATATTGGTAATACACTGGGTTGTAGATGCATTAAAGATGAATTTACTATCCACCATTATTAACCAGTTTATGAGTGTGGGTATAATAGCCCTCATCATTATTTTCCAGCCAGAGATCAGGCGTTTTTTGTTACTCATCGGGAAAAATACATTTCTACAGCAAAACAAAGCCTGGTGGGGTTATCTGTTTGGAAGTAAAAACATTGAGCGCGACAATTTAGTAAGGATAAAACCCATTATCGATGCTTGCAAAAGCATGAAAAAATCCAGAACAGGAGCTTTAATTGTATTTGTTAAGTTTTACGACGATCAGCTTTTTGCCAATAGCTGTGAGGTAATAGATTCAAAAATATCAAAGCGCCTTCTTGAAAGTATCTTCCAAAAATACAGCCCACTCCATGATGGAGCCGTTGTTATTGCCGAAAA contains the following coding sequences:
- a CDS encoding ABC transporter permease is translated as MLQYAFKKFIYGFAVMAGVIVVVFVLFNVLPGDPARMTMGQRSDVQSLEAVRKEFGLDRSKPEQFFLYLNDLSPIGLHDNNKETKDKYRYIKLFPLGDDVVAFKWPYLRRSYQTKRDVTTILTETVPNTFILALTAMIFATIIGVFLGVLSAVHKDSWIDKLANAFAILGISAPSFFAGIIIAWLFGFVLSDYTGLNMSGSLYSYDPFEGEVTTWKNLWLPMLTLGLRPLAIIVQLTRSAMLDVLAQDYIRTARAKGLGRNAIIYKHALRNALNPVITAISGWFASLLAGSFFVEYIFGYNGLGRTTVSALEMSDFPVVMGSILFIAFVFVVINIFVDILYAFVDPRVKLA
- a CDS encoding BT_3928 family protein, with product MNKAVLNFCRIFVGILFIFSGLIKANDPLGFGYKLQEYFEVFHMPFLSGMATGIAILLCVFEIVLGALLLFGFWRKQVTTGLLVVIIFFTFLTFVSAAFKVVTSCGCFGDAIPLTPWQSFSKDLVLLVMIVFLFRNRDKINPVTNHAGWQSALFAIVLTFSLMFSQFTYSRLPILDFLPYKVGASLPELMKIPAGAKPDEYLIMYNMKNKETGETKVMSDKDYLKTEIWKDDNWEIIGDPESKLIKKGYEPKIKDLQITDASGTDYTKELIENPYYNLVIVAYNLKDSNEEGMAKINAIALNATEQFNIRSVLLTSSSAQDADAYSKRMKLFSEIFYADAVPLKSMVRANPGVLLLKNGVVVNKWHYNNVPSFDELTKMYFAK
- a CDS encoding DUF1599 domain-containing protein, encoding MATNTSQEFDSVIAVCKSLFLKKTNDYGTAWRILRPASITDQIFIKAQRIRTLEEKKVSKVGEDVVSEYIGIINYCAIAMMQLELGEDDPYELGVEMVEKLFDEKVNGTKELMFAKNHDYGEAWRDMRISSLTDLILMKILRVKQIEDNLGQTLASEGVNANYQDMLNYAVFALIKLGVK
- the folP gene encoding dihydropteroate synthase, whose product is MAKDTFLNRKTTLNVKGKLTDISAPCVMGILNLTPDSFYNNSRAGSLDDALQKAEAFLKDGAKFIDIGAYSSRPGAAEVSPDEELKRIVPVVEAITKKLPEVIISIDTFRARVAKESIEAGAHIINDIASGDMDEAMFETVASLQVPYIMMHMKGTPQTMQQQTEYKDLTLDITDYFSHKLAELQKLGVKDIILDPGFGFAKTLDQNYQLLNQLQDFNIFELPLLVGFSRKSMIYKFLGLTPQEALNGTSVLNTIALLKGAGILRVHDVKAALECIALVQKTQQQ
- the cdaA gene encoding diadenylate cyclase CdaA; the protein is MKGLEFDFLKVTVTDAVDIILVALIIYYIYNLIKNTLAVNLLLGMVIILVIHWVVDALKMNLLSTIINQFMSVGIIALIIIFQPEIRRFLLLIGKNTFLQQNKAWWGYLFGSKNIERDNLVRIKPIIDACKSMKKSRTGALIVFVKFYDDQLFANSCEVIDSKISKRLLESIFQKYSPLHDGAVVIAENKIKSASCILPLTDNDKLPPQFGLRHRAGIGVSETTDAVAVIVSEETGEIAYAKQGRVRMNVSFGELEKLLNKDF